The following proteins are encoded in a genomic region of Pseudodesulfovibrio mercurii:
- a CDS encoding GGDEF domain-containing protein, which yields MNDTYGHQKGDEVLSTFAGHLKAHTRRYDLAARFGGEEFALIMAGSGLVRAQRLLARLLQEFREIEFTTPDGDGTFHVTCSVGLTCYKGSVNITDRELIELADGALYEAKGAGKDQIKVSRLAFADNVPSETLVHANEKQFLFGGK from the coding sequence ATCAACGACACCTACGGCCACCAGAAGGGGGACGAGGTCCTGAGCACCTTTGCCGGGCACCTCAAGGCGCACACCCGGCGCTACGACCTGGCGGCCCGCTTCGGCGGCGAGGAGTTCGCCCTGATCATGGCCGGGTCCGGCCTGGTCCGGGCCCAGCGGCTCCTGGCACGGCTTCTCCAGGAGTTCAGGGAGATCGAATTCACCACCCCGGACGGCGACGGGACCTTCCACGTCACCTGCTCCGTGGGCCTGACCTGCTACAAGGGCAGCGTGAACATCACGGACAGGGAACTGATCGAACTGGCCGACGGCGCGCTCTACGAGGCCAAGGGTGCCGGCAAGGATCAGATCAAGGTCTCCAGGCTCGCCTTTGCGGACAACGTCCCCAGCGAGACCCTGGTGCACGCCAACGAAAAGCAGTTCCTGTTCGGCGGGAAATAA
- a CDS encoding MinD/ParA family protein, with protein MNHNNTLSLSIMSGKGGVGKTNIVLNLGYALHAMHITSMLMDCDLGLANLDVLLGISPDRNLHDLLQTGVDAEDVLVSIEDGFDMLPATSGVPELVEMDEDLQDILFRKLITLAGEYDFLMLDLGAGISHTVLSLAAMTQLRVVVVTPEPTSLTDSYAMIKVLATQHDVRDFLVLINQATSAKEAKQTFERLNAACMNFLNIELRNLGYVHQDRTLVESVRRQTPLLKFAPQATASKDIVGIAKKLIRYREDNRTRIGGRPILKNFPSE; from the coding sequence ATGAACCACAACAATACACTCAGTCTCTCGATCATGAGCGGCAAGGGCGGTGTCGGCAAGACCAACATCGTGCTCAACCTGGGCTACGCCCTGCACGCCATGCACATCACGTCCATGCTCATGGACTGCGACCTCGGCCTGGCCAACCTTGACGTCCTGCTCGGCATCTCCCCGGACCGCAACCTGCACGACCTGCTCCAGACCGGCGTGGACGCCGAGGACGTCCTGGTGTCCATCGAGGACGGCTTCGACATGCTCCCGGCCACCAGCGGCGTGCCCGAACTGGTGGAGATGGACGAGGACCTCCAGGACATCCTGTTCCGGAAGCTCATCACCCTGGCGGGCGAATACGACTTCCTTATGCTCGACCTCGGCGCGGGCATCAGCCACACGGTCCTGTCCCTGGCGGCCATGACCCAGCTGCGCGTGGTGGTGGTCACCCCGGAACCGACCTCCCTGACCGACAGCTACGCCATGATCAAGGTCCTGGCCACCCAGCACGACGTCCGGGACTTCCTGGTCCTGATCAACCAGGCCACCAGCGCCAAGGAGGCCAAGCAGACCTTCGAGCGGCTCAACGCGGCGTGCATGAATTTCCTGAACATCGAGCTGCGCAACCTGGGCTACGTGCACCAGGACCGGACCCTGGTTGAGTCGGTTCGGCGCCAGACCCCACTCTTGAAATTCGCCCCGCAGGCCACGGCCAGCAAGGATATCGTGGGCATCGCCAAGAAGCTCATTCGGTACCGCGAGGACAACCGGACGCGCATCGGCGGTCGCCCCATTCTGAAAAATTTTCCTTCGGAATGA
- a CDS encoding HU family DNA-binding protein, whose amino-acid sequence MNKSELIKALSEQKKMHVDEATKVVGAFVDSVKEALLRGDRVEIRGFGSFKIKDYEGYTGRNPKTGTVVQVRPKKLPFFRPGKELKEYINQ is encoded by the coding sequence ATGAACAAGAGCGAATTGATCAAGGCTCTGTCAGAACAAAAGAAAATGCACGTTGACGAGGCCACCAAGGTGGTCGGCGCCTTCGTGGATTCCGTCAAGGAAGCCCTGCTTCGGGGCGACCGCGTGGAAATCCGGGGTTTTGGCAGCTTCAAGATCAAGGACTACGAGGGATACACCGGGCGCAATCCCAAGACCGGGACCGTCGTCCAGGTCCGGCCCAAGAAACTTCCCTTCTTCCGTCCCGGCAAAGAGTTGAAGGAATACATCAACCAGTAG
- the dapA gene encoding 4-hydroxy-tetrahydrodipicolinate synthase produces the protein MELRGAFTALSTPFKDGEVDESTYRDFIEWQIEQGIDGLVPCGTTGEAATMSHEEQGRVIKICVDQTKGRVPVVAGAGSNSTKEAIELTKMARDAGADATLQITPYYNKPTPGGLVAHFKAIADAAHMPMVIYNVPGRTGLNCLPSTLKKIKDAVPEAIAVKEATGNLCQGAEVVELCGRDFKLLSGDDFTSLPLLAVGGVGVISVISNIMPKAVSAMCKAFFDKDHEKALELSLKMAPVNRAMFMETNPIPVKTSLAMMGIFKDAQFRLPIVPLQDENKPKLEAVLKTAGLL, from the coding sequence ATGGAATTACGAGGAGCTTTCACCGCTCTCTCGACGCCCTTCAAGGATGGCGAGGTCGACGAATCGACCTACCGCGATTTCATTGAATGGCAGATCGAGCAGGGTATCGACGGGCTGGTGCCCTGCGGCACCACCGGCGAAGCGGCGACCATGTCCCACGAGGAACAGGGACGGGTCATCAAAATCTGCGTGGATCAGACCAAAGGCCGCGTGCCCGTGGTTGCCGGAGCCGGGTCCAACTCCACCAAGGAGGCCATCGAGCTGACCAAGATGGCCAGGGACGCCGGGGCCGACGCCACCCTGCAGATCACGCCCTACTACAACAAACCGACTCCGGGCGGCCTGGTGGCCCACTTCAAGGCCATCGCCGACGCGGCCCACATGCCCATGGTCATCTACAACGTGCCCGGCCGGACCGGTCTGAACTGCCTGCCGTCCACGCTGAAGAAGATCAAGGACGCCGTGCCCGAGGCCATTGCGGTCAAGGAGGCCACCGGCAACCTCTGCCAGGGCGCCGAGGTCGTGGAGCTGTGCGGCCGCGACTTCAAGCTGCTGTCCGGCGACGACTTCACTTCCCTGCCCCTGCTGGCCGTGGGCGGCGTGGGCGTCATCTCCGTCATTTCCAACATCATGCCCAAGGCCGTGAGCGCCATGTGCAAGGCCTTCTTCGACAAGGACCACGAGAAGGCCCTGGAACTCAGCCTCAAGATGGCCCCGGTCAACCGGGCCATGTTCATGGAGACCAATCCCATCCCGGTCAAGACCTCGCTGGCCATGATGGGCATCTTCAAGGACGCGCAGTTCCGCCTGCCCATCGTGCCCCTGCAGGACGAGAACAAACCCAAACTGGAAGCCGTGCTGAAAACTGCCGGTCTCTTGTGA
- a CDS encoding GAF domain-containing protein produces the protein MKKRWPNPQDEHGDMTPEGTGEGESHVAERVRELETALAESRRIGSRSYRGEAASLIADLSTFLALANASIPGIAHIVLNYSKLLTGSAIGYVSTIDLESGDNICHTLTALFSTECRITETSKSVIFPRTRDGVYPGLWGYTLNTRKGFYTNEPARHASSIGLPNGHFALNNFLSVPALFEGRLLGQIAVGNAPGGFDQQSLEDIERLATIYALAIDRANTESRLHTEIDKRRQLERDMARTKDGPAASMAEAHSALELLLKQKEQDRKEAERTLLRNIKELVTPYLEKLEHTELTERQRTYVSIIRQNVEEILSPFLSKAKAMDIYLTPQEMQVASLIRKGYQTKDIAELFATSLNSVNFHRKNIRTKLGLRNRKINLRAFLLSLSEE, from the coding sequence ATGAAGAAACGCTGGCCCAACCCGCAGGATGAACACGGCGACATGACGCCCGAAGGAACCGGAGAAGGGGAATCCCATGTGGCCGAGCGGGTCAGGGAGCTGGAGACGGCCCTGGCCGAGAGCCGCCGGATCGGCTCCCGCTCCTACCGGGGCGAGGCCGCCTCGCTCATCGCGGACCTGTCCACCTTCCTGGCCCTGGCCAATGCCTCCATACCGGGCATCGCCCACATCGTCCTCAATTATTCCAAGCTGTTGACCGGCAGCGCCATCGGCTATGTCTCGACCATCGACCTGGAGAGCGGGGACAACATCTGCCATACCCTGACCGCCCTGTTCAGCACCGAGTGCCGGATCACGGAGACGAGCAAGAGCGTCATCTTTCCCCGGACCCGGGACGGAGTCTATCCCGGCCTGTGGGGGTACACCCTGAACACGCGCAAGGGGTTCTACACCAATGAACCGGCCCGCCACGCCTCCTCCATCGGCCTGCCCAACGGTCACTTCGCCCTGAACAACTTTCTGTCGGTTCCGGCCCTGTTCGAAGGCCGGCTGCTGGGCCAGATCGCGGTGGGCAACGCGCCTGGCGGGTTCGACCAGCAGTCCCTGGAGGACATCGAGCGGCTGGCCACCATCTACGCCCTGGCCATCGACCGGGCCAACACCGAGAGCCGCCTGCACACCGAGATCGACAAGCGCCGACAGCTGGAACGGGACATGGCCCGGACCAAGGACGGCCCGGCCGCCAGCATGGCGGAGGCCCATTCGGCCCTGGAACTGCTGCTCAAGCAGAAGGAGCAGGACCGCAAGGAGGCCGAGCGGACCCTCCTGCGCAACATCAAGGAGCTGGTCACGCCCTACCTGGAAAAGCTCGAACACACGGAGCTGACCGAACGGCAGCGGACCTACGTCTCGATCATCCGGCAGAACGTGGAGGAGATCCTCTCGCCCTTCCTCTCCAAGGCCAAGGCCATGGACATCTACCTCACACCGCAGGAAATGCAGGTCGCCTCCCTGATCCGCAAGGGGTATCAGACCAAGGACATCGCCGAACTGTTCGCCACCTCCCTGAATTCGGTCAACTTCCACCGCAAGAACATCCGCACCAAGCTCGGCCTGCGCAACCGGAAGATCAATCTCCGCGCCTTTCTCCTTTCCCTGTCCGAAGAATAA
- a CDS encoding ABC transporter substrate-binding protein produces MKRLLTVSLLAAMFLMFGLSGLALAEKMEKIGPLEDTLDIVAWAGYIERGETDPAYDWVTEFEKQYNCKVRVKVAGTSDEMVALMNEGGFDLVTASGDASLRLIAGKRVQEINTALIPSWSKVDKRLQDAPWHTVDGKHYGVPYLWGSNVLMYNTKVFPTPPTSWDVVFREQTLPDGKSNKGRVQAFDGPIYIADAALYLKKLKPELGIDDPYELSEEQYQACLEVLRAQRKIVNRYWHDAFIQIDDFTNEGVVASSSWPFQVNILVSKGEPVASVIPAEGATGWADTTMLHVNAPHPNLAYKWLEWSLNKKLQGDVAAWFGGVPVNLEACTGNALLGDDGCKTNGLDDFERISFWRTPVSKGPKGPCVPYYRWVTDYIAILGGR; encoded by the coding sequence ATGAAACGGCTGCTGACCGTCAGTCTGCTGGCGGCGATGTTCCTGATGTTCGGACTTTCCGGCCTGGCCCTGGCGGAGAAGATGGAAAAGATCGGCCCCCTGGAGGACACGCTCGATATCGTGGCCTGGGCGGGCTACATCGAGCGCGGCGAGACCGACCCGGCATACGACTGGGTCACCGAATTCGAGAAGCAGTACAACTGCAAGGTGCGGGTCAAGGTCGCCGGGACCTCCGACGAGATGGTCGCCCTGATGAACGAGGGCGGCTTCGACCTGGTCACGGCCTCGGGCGACGCCAGCCTGCGCCTTATCGCGGGCAAGCGGGTCCAGGAGATCAACACGGCTCTGATCCCCAGCTGGAGCAAGGTGGACAAGCGCCTCCAGGACGCGCCCTGGCACACGGTGGACGGCAAGCACTACGGCGTGCCCTACCTGTGGGGCTCCAACGTGCTCATGTACAACACCAAGGTCTTCCCCACCCCGCCCACCAGCTGGGACGTGGTCTTCCGCGAGCAGACCCTGCCCGACGGCAAGTCCAACAAGGGCCGCGTCCAGGCCTTCGACGGCCCCATCTACATCGCGGACGCCGCCCTGTACCTGAAGAAGCTCAAGCCCGAACTGGGCATCGACGACCCCTACGAACTGTCCGAGGAGCAGTACCAGGCCTGCCTGGAGGTGCTCCGCGCCCAGCGCAAGATCGTCAACCGCTACTGGCATGACGCGTTCATCCAGATCGACGACTTCACCAACGAGGGAGTGGTCGCCTCGTCCTCCTGGCCCTTCCAGGTGAACATTCTGGTCTCCAAGGGCGAGCCCGTGGCCAGCGTCATCCCCGCTGAAGGGGCCACCGGCTGGGCGGACACGACCATGCTGCACGTCAACGCCCCGCACCCCAACCTGGCCTACAAGTGGCTGGAATGGTCCCTGAACAAGAAGCTCCAGGGCGACGTGGCCGCCTGGTTCGGCGGCGTGCCCGTCAACCTCGAGGCCTGCACCGGCAACGCCCTGCTCGGCGACGACGGCTGCAAGACCAACGGCCTGGACGACTTCGAGCGGATCAGCTTCTGGCGTACCCCGGTGTCCAAGGGACCCAAAGGCCCCTGCGTGCCCTACTACCGCTGGGTGACCGACTACATCGCCATCCTGGGCGGCCGGTAG
- a CDS encoding ABC transporter ATP-binding protein: MSTAIGFLDVSRHYGEVKALDHVSFGVEEGEFFSMLGPSGSGKTTSLRLIAGFETTTSGRVFIDGQEAQEIPPYNRNVNTVFQDYALFPHMTILENVAYGLMVKGMPRKEYRRKAEAMLELVKLRDVGRRKPAQLSGGQRQRIALARALVNQPRVLLLDEPLGALDLKLRKQMQLELKSLQRQLGITFVYVTHDQDEALSMSDRVAVFHNGRIEQIGTPEAIYERPESPFVADFVGDANVLAPEHARDFCPDGCTCSIRPERIVFVDGALAPDAYWKAEGTVLDVNYHGANVQYAMQLANGAPVTVSVATGGVCAAPAVEPGTVREIAWLKSDMRVFGAGRGAGGGAA; encoded by the coding sequence ATGAGCACTGCAATCGGATTTCTGGATGTCAGCCGTCACTACGGCGAGGTCAAAGCCCTGGACCACGTCTCCTTCGGCGTGGAGGAGGGCGAATTCTTTTCCATGCTCGGCCCCTCGGGTTCGGGCAAGACCACGAGTCTGCGGCTCATCGCCGGGTTCGAAACCACCACCTCGGGCCGGGTGTTCATCGACGGCCAGGAGGCCCAGGAGATCCCGCCCTACAACCGCAACGTGAACACGGTCTTCCAGGACTACGCCCTGTTCCCGCACATGACCATTCTCGAAAACGTGGCCTACGGGCTGATGGTCAAGGGCATGCCCAGGAAGGAATACCGGCGCAAGGCCGAGGCCATGCTCGAACTGGTCAAGCTCCGCGACGTGGGCAGGCGCAAGCCCGCCCAGCTGTCCGGCGGCCAGCGCCAGCGCATCGCCCTGGCCCGCGCCCTGGTCAACCAGCCGCGCGTCCTGCTTCTGGACGAACCGCTCGGCGCCCTCGACCTCAAGCTGCGCAAGCAGATGCAGCTGGAACTCAAGTCCCTCCAGCGCCAGCTCGGCATCACCTTCGTCTACGTGACCCACGACCAGGACGAGGCCCTATCCATGAGCGACCGCGTGGCCGTGTTCCACAACGGGCGCATCGAGCAGATCGGCACGCCCGAGGCCATCTACGAACGCCCGGAATCGCCATTCGTGGCCGACTTCGTGGGCGACGCCAACGTCCTGGCCCCGGAACACGCCCGCGACTTCTGCCCGGACGGGTGTACCTGCTCCATCCGGCCCGAGCGCATCGTCTTCGTCGACGGGGCCCTGGCCCCGGACGCCTACTGGAAGGCCGAGGGCACGGTGCTCGACGTCAACTACCACGGAGCCAACGTCCAGTACGCCATGCAGCTGGCAAACGGCGCACCCGTCACGGTCTCCGTGGCCACGGGCGGGGTCTGCGCCGCGCCCGCCGTGGAACCGGGCACGGTTCGCGAGATCGCCTGGCTCAAGTCCGACATGCGGGTCTTCGGTGCCGGGAGGGGTGCCGGAGGGGGTGCCGCGTGA
- a CDS encoding ABC transporter permease yields the protein MTTAAMTRSSSGLTGRISTFFFRRPTLFLLALLTPPLLWLGIIYLGSLFSLLVQSLFSIDEFTGMIVHKPTFDTLLQLFTPANLDIVIRTVVMASVVTLASSAIAFPIAYYMARYARGRLKALLYLAIMLPLWSSYLVRVYSWKLILAKEGILTWILAKLGLTPLLNSVLALPVVGGSSLSVSYIGTFLVFLYIWMPYMILPIQASLERVPSSLLEASADLGAQPNQTFRTVILPLAFPGVVAGSIFTFSLTLGDYIIPGIIGSSRYFIGQAVYTHQGIAGNIPLAAAFSIVPIVIMSIYLTIAKRLGAFDAL from the coding sequence GTGACCACCGCCGCCATGACGCGTTCCTCGTCCGGGCTGACCGGCAGGATATCCACCTTCTTCTTCCGCAGGCCCACGCTCTTCCTGCTGGCCCTGCTGACCCCGCCCCTGCTCTGGCTGGGGATCATCTACCTCGGCTCGCTCTTCTCCCTGCTCGTCCAGAGCCTGTTCTCCATCGACGAGTTCACGGGGATGATCGTCCACAAGCCGACCTTCGACACCCTGCTCCAGCTGTTCACCCCGGCCAACCTGGACATCGTCATCCGCACGGTGGTCATGGCCTCGGTCGTGACCCTGGCCTCAAGCGCCATCGCCTTTCCCATCGCCTACTACATGGCCCGGTACGCCCGGGGCCGCCTCAAGGCCCTGCTCTACCTGGCCATCATGCTGCCGCTGTGGTCCAGCTACCTGGTGCGCGTCTACTCCTGGAAGCTCATCCTGGCCAAGGAGGGCATCCTGACCTGGATCCTGGCCAAGCTGGGGCTGACCCCGCTGCTGAACTCGGTCCTGGCCCTGCCCGTGGTTGGCGGGTCGTCCCTTTCCGTCAGCTATATCGGGACCTTCCTGGTCTTCCTGTACATCTGGATGCCGTACATGATCCTGCCCATTCAGGCCTCCCTGGAGCGGGTGCCGTCCTCCCTGCTCGAGGCCTCGGCCGACCTGGGCGCGCAGCCGAACCAGACCTTCCGCACGGTCATCCTGCCCCTGGCCTTTCCCGGCGTGGTGGCGGGCTCCATCTTCACCTTCTCCCTGACGCTCGGCGACTACATCATCCCCGGCATCATCGGCTCGTCCCGCTACTTCATCGGCCAGGCCGTCTACACCCACCAGGGCATCGCGGGCAACATCCCCCTGGCGGCCGCCTTTTCCATCGTGCCCATCGTGATCATGTCCATCTACCTGACCATCGCCAAACGACTGGGGGCCTTCGATGCACTCTAA
- a CDS encoding ABC transporter permease, whose translation MHSKADTRATLSLRLATWGGMLFLHLPFLFILLYAFSTEEKSYQFPPPGLTTKWFAVAFGRQDIWDAISLSLRVASVSTIISLTLGTLAAAALYKRRFFGKEAISLLIILPIALPGVITGISLRSAFHLLHIPFSTWTIVLGHATFCIVVVYNNAVARFRRVSGSQIEASMDLGADGFQTFRHVVLPNIATALLAGGMLAFALSFDEVIVTTFTAGQETTLPIWMLTELIRPRQRPVTNVVAIFIMAITFIPILLAYYWIRDGEDVEGGSK comes from the coding sequence ATGCACTCTAAAGCCGACACACGGGCCACCCTGAGCCTGCGTCTGGCCACCTGGGGCGGCATGCTCTTCCTGCACCTCCCCTTCCTGTTCATCCTGCTCTACGCCTTTTCCACCGAGGAGAAGTCCTACCAGTTCCCGCCGCCGGGCCTGACCACCAAGTGGTTCGCCGTGGCCTTCGGCCGCCAGGACATCTGGGACGCCATCTCCCTGTCCCTGCGGGTGGCGAGCGTCTCGACGATCATCTCCCTGACCCTGGGCACCCTGGCCGCGGCCGCGCTGTACAAGCGCCGCTTCTTCGGCAAGGAGGCCATCTCCCTGCTGATCATCCTGCCCATCGCCCTGCCCGGCGTGATCACCGGCATCTCCCTGCGCAGCGCCTTCCACCTGCTGCACATCCCGTTCAGCACCTGGACCATCGTCCTGGGTCACGCCACCTTCTGCATCGTGGTGGTCTACAACAACGCCGTGGCCCGGTTCCGGCGCGTCTCCGGCTCCCAGATCGAGGCCTCCATGGATCTCGGCGCGGACGGTTTCCAGACCTTCCGCCACGTGGTCCTGCCGAACATCGCCACGGCCCTGCTGGCGGGCGGCATGCTGGCCTTCGCCCTGAGCTTCGACGAGGTCATCGTGACCACCTTCACGGCGGGCCAGGAGACCACCCTGCCCATCTGGATGCTGACCGAGCTGATCCGCCCCCGGCAGCGCCCGGTGACCAACGTGGTGGCCATCTTCATCATGGCCATCACCTTCATCCCCATCCTGCTCGCCTATTACTGGATCCGCGACGGCGAGGATGTGGAAGGCGGCAGCAAGTAG
- a CDS encoding PEP-CTERM sorting domain-containing protein, protein MNIRRFLWLVVLCFCLVTSEAFANPSITLYDWAFNIDGVITTSGDMPVSGSLTDGLGELSWSTSEAGSHTFIAFFDYEIDEPLNTFFNEYGAAVGVPAPGMMWEIDEPGFLFGDIYTHVLAGALDNTNALPWGNDDDVSFALGWTFSLAENQIANIILDLSELIPLVPFYLAQMDTQSPETIYYSGALTIETTPVPEPSTIILFGLGLLSALGVARARARRR, encoded by the coding sequence ATGAACATCCGTAGATTCCTTTGGCTGGTCGTTTTGTGTTTCTGCCTCGTCACCTCCGAAGCCTTCGCCAATCCGTCCATCACCCTGTACGACTGGGCATTCAACATCGACGGCGTCATTACCACTTCCGGCGACATGCCGGTAAGCGGCAGCCTGACCGACGGCTTGGGTGAGCTGAGCTGGTCCACCAGCGAAGCGGGAAGCCACACGTTCATCGCCTTTTTCGATTATGAGATCGACGAGCCGCTGAACACCTTCTTCAACGAATACGGCGCGGCGGTCGGTGTCCCCGCTCCCGGCATGATGTGGGAAATCGATGAGCCGGGCTTCCTGTTCGGGGACATCTACACCCACGTGCTGGCCGGCGCCCTCGACAACACCAATGCCCTGCCTTGGGGGAATGACGACGACGTCTCCTTTGCCCTGGGCTGGACCTTCTCCCTGGCCGAAAACCAGATCGCGAACATCATCCTGGATCTTTCCGAGCTGATACCGCTCGTGCCGTTCTATCTTGCCCAGATGGACACCCAAAGCCCGGAGACAATCTATTATTCAGGCGCCCTGACCATCGAAACGACGCCGGTTCCCGAACCCTCGACCATCATTCTCTTTGGCCTGGGGCTGTTGAGCGCCCTGGGGGTCGCCCGAGCCCGGGCGCGCCGCAGGTAA
- a CDS encoding manganese-dependent inorganic pyrophosphatase, which translates to MAILVVGHKNPDTDTVASAIGAADLYSKRGMEAKAVTQGEIAPETAFVLGKFGFAAPEIVTDATDQKIILVDHTDISQTIDNLDKGELLAVVDHHKLGDITTAGPLEMWVWPVGCSATVLKSMYDFYNVEIPANIAGIMLCAILSDTVMFKSVTCTDADKAAVEALAKIAGVSDVMALGMEMFKVKSAVDGAAASELVFRDYKDFDMSGNKVGIGQLEVVDLSMLDAHKAALQAEIEKVKAEGRHSVFLLLTDIMKEGSEMLIASDDPSVVEKAFGIATKGEPVWLEGVMSRKKQVAPNFIKAFEA; encoded by the coding sequence ATGGCTATTTTGGTTGTTGGACACAAGAACCCTGACACCGACACCGTCGCTTCCGCGATCGGTGCCGCCGATCTGTACAGCAAACGTGGCATGGAAGCCAAGGCCGTGACCCAGGGCGAGATCGCTCCGGAGACCGCCTTCGTGCTCGGCAAGTTCGGCTTCGCCGCTCCCGAGATCGTCACCGACGCCACCGATCAGAAGATCATCCTGGTGGACCACACCGACATCTCCCAGACCATCGACAACCTGGACAAGGGTGAGCTCCTTGCCGTCGTCGATCACCACAAGCTGGGTGACATCACCACCGCCGGTCCGCTGGAAATGTGGGTCTGGCCCGTGGGCTGTTCCGCCACCGTGCTGAAGTCCATGTACGACTTCTACAACGTCGAGATTCCGGCCAACATCGCCGGCATCATGCTGTGCGCCATCCTGAGCGACACCGTCATGTTCAAGTCCGTCACCTGCACCGACGCCGACAAGGCCGCCGTCGAAGCCCTGGCCAAGATCGCCGGTGTGTCCGACGTCATGGCCCTGGGCATGGAGATGTTCAAGGTCAAGTCCGCCGTTGACGGCGCCGCCGCCAGCGAGCTGGTCTTCCGCGACTACAAGGACTTCGACATGTCCGGCAACAAGGTCGGCATCGGCCAGCTGGAAGTCGTGGACCTGTCCATGCTGGATGCCCACAAGGCCGCCCTGCAGGCCGAGATCGAGAAGGTCAAGGCCGAAGGCCGCCACTCCGTCTTCCTGCTCCTGACCGACATCATGAAGGAAGGCTCCGAGATGCTCATCGCCTCCGACGATCCGTCCGTGGTCGAGAAGGCCTTCGGCATCGCCACCAAGGGCGAGCCGGTCTGGCTGGAAGGCGTCATGAGCCGCAAGAAGCAGGTCGCCCCCAACTTCATCAAGGCCTTCGAAGCCTAG
- a CDS encoding PTS sugar transporter subunit IIC yields the protein MVRPGRFFFALFSQFRSTVSIGLLERPLVVGFFWGAATGEYTTSLYIAIFFELFWLDLIPAGTYIPPQLTAATFAALALTTWFGLDQPSRIMFVLFASMPLAWIGTKVEGWLREREQGSYNALLNWARNPRSKHLPGALILRSMARGLLMGWITFLAAILILKLGLDVFFAFYPPIFLHLGVTWAHLWVAASLGGLMALRLKRAYVILATGIVIVALFLILPDFGI from the coding sequence CTGGTTCGCCCTGGTCGCTTTTTTTTTGCCCTCTTTTCCCAGTTCCGCTCGACCGTAAGCATCGGCCTGCTTGAGCGCCCCCTGGTGGTGGGCTTCTTCTGGGGCGCGGCCACGGGGGAATACACCACCAGCCTGTACATCGCCATCTTCTTCGAACTCTTCTGGCTCGACCTCATCCCGGCCGGGACCTACATCCCGCCGCAGCTCACGGCGGCCACCTTCGCGGCCCTGGCCTTGACCACATGGTTCGGGCTGGACCAGCCGTCCCGGATCATGTTCGTGCTCTTCGCCAGCATGCCCCTGGCCTGGATCGGCACCAAGGTGGAAGGGTGGCTGCGCGAACGGGAGCAGGGCAGTTACAACGCGCTGCTCAACTGGGCGCGCAATCCGAGGTCCAAGCACCTGCCCGGCGCGCTCATTCTGCGCTCCATGGCCCGCGGGCTGCTCATGGGCTGGATCACCTTCCTGGCGGCCATCCTCATCCTCAAGCTGGGGTTGGACGTCTTCTTCGCCTTCTATCCGCCGATCTTCCTGCACCTGGGCGTGACCTGGGCCCATCTCTGGGTGGCCGCCTCCCTGGGCGGGCTCATGGCCCTGCGACTGAAGCGTGCATATGTCATCCTGGCCACGGGCATCGTCATCGTCGCCCTGTTCCTGATCCTGCCCGACTTCGGCATCTGA
- a CDS encoding PTS sugar transporter subunit IIB, giving the protein MTLVRIDNRLIHGQIIETWLPYTGAKTVIVANDELAHDILQQEIMSLAIPQAVKSSFITVDEVPSAMARMCSNAGDGGAILLFSSCADARRAFDSGFGFHVLNIGNVHYSPGKRQISPSVALSDEDETCLRQLNRQGVELDFRCVPNDPVQVRF; this is encoded by the coding sequence GTGACTCTCGTTCGTATCGACAACCGCTTGATTCACGGCCAGATCATCGAGACGTGGCTGCCCTACACCGGCGCCAAGACCGTTATCGTGGCCAACGACGAGCTGGCCCACGATATCCTCCAGCAGGAGATCATGTCCCTGGCCATCCCCCAGGCCGTGAAGAGCTCCTTCATCACCGTGGACGAGGTCCCCTCGGCCATGGCCCGCATGTGTTCCAATGCCGGCGACGGCGGGGCCATCCTCCTGTTTTCCAGCTGTGCCGACGCCCGCCGGGCCTTCGACTCCGGGTTCGGCTTCCACGTACTGAACATCGGCAACGTCCACTACAGCCCGGGCAAGCGCCAGATCTCCCCGAGCGTGGCCCTGTCCGACGAGGACGAGACCTGCCTGCGCCAGCTGAACCGCCAGGGCGTGGAACTCGATTTCCGCTGCGTGCCCAACGACCCCGTGCAGGTGAGGTTCTAG